GCATAGTAAATCTGCTCACCTTCTTCAGTTGAAAAGGCTCTGTCCCATGCTAGACTTTTCCGCAAATTACATTTCCCTccctttttcctctttttcatCTGCTGTGGCTCCAAACAAAGGCTTGAAGTTCCAGATTTATTTACACTGATATTATCCTTGGAACAGCTCCTCTCTTTAGATATGGAACAAGGGCTTGCTAAACCCTGAGCATTTTCTAAAGCATCTGCAAGATGGAAGAAAAGGTAATGGATAAACAAACAAGCAGAATAAGAAGCCTATATCAGTTTAATACCGTACACAGAAGCATATATCAGCTTGAATCCATACATAGAatacaaattattaaattccACTACCAATTTATGAGTGATTATTTGTGTAAAACACCACAATTTTCCATCATTGCAATAAGTTTCGATCTAATCTTTTCGTCCAAAAATTGAAGCAGGAAATGAGAAATCGATCATCTCAATCCAAGTTGAAAGGAACACACGAATACAGACGAAGCAATTAGCAACTCGCATAAACGAATATGCATAAACTGAAACCCTGACACTTAGAAGCTACTATTGCATCGGGATCAAAATTGGCAAAATCCGCATTTGGAAGCGAGAAGACAATGCAGGAAAAAAGGTACAGAAAACGGAAATCTGACCGACGGAGGGAGCACGCGGCGCGTTGCGGACGGTGAGTCGGTTTTTGGAATCCGAGCGCATGTTTCCCCTATTTCCTGCGGCGCGTTGACGGAGCAAAACTGATATGCTAAGAgattattcataaaatgtaACGTTTGATTGAGGAATTGTTGGAAGGAGAAGAAGTGCGATTTCCAGATCCCGGTATGCAAAGTTCGAACTCTGCGAActgattttcaaaatgaagGCAGGCGGTAATCTCAACAGTGAAGCGCGTGATGTTACTCGCCTAGGATTCGCTTGCGTATTTGTACGCTTGTACCGTTGCTATGTTACAGGATATgaagagtaataaataaacattttttttaatgtttaattaaatactccctccgtcccacttaaaatgaaacatttagaaatcggcacgggattttatgtagtgttgttttgtgagttaataaagagagagtaaagtaaaagggatgaaaaagtagagagaaagttatttctattttaggaaacgtttcatttttaatgggacagccaaaaaaggaaaacgtttcattttaaatgggacagagggagtatcttaTAAGCGTGATAATTATGGAATTTATTATTAGCACTATTACTTATTTGTACTTTATCTAACATATGATAAGCCTAagataatactactacttgtTCATGAGCACTAGTGTAGATGgaaatatacataatttaattagttgaacatataaatagtagtactaaataaaGAATTTGAGAATATCACATatcttaatacaaaattgataagtagtagaatatagataaaataaaaattattaaagcaTTGTTtgtgaaaaattattaataaaaacaacttATTAAATGAAAGTAGATTAATTTTAAGAGTATGGACctaaaagataaaagtaaattgtttttttttgggactGAGGATTATATCATACGCATGCATATTATCATTGATTGAATATATAAACTATGTTACTATAAAGTAGAATTCTTCATTCATTTGGAATTGCCAACGTGAATCGGTGGATAGttaaaaatactattatatgTTGTAGAATTACAAGAAAAGGCAGACAACAAAAACCTTTGAAGAATTCAAagactataaataatttatttaataagagcaaaaaaaagataaaccaAAATGGTTTGGTTACATAGTCTACAAGTATTTGAGCAATAGTTTCTGTATAAAAAGTTGTACAAATATGGGTGTTGTTAAGAACAAAAAAAGGCTGATAATCTACGTATAGAAGGTCCTTCTTTACATCTTAATCCCCTAATCCCGCGAGAGGCTTTGCATCTAAGAATTTTTCGAGTCAAGGCTCACAATTAGAACTCTAATATAAACTAGTAGTATCATGTTAAAGAAACAAGCAAACGACTCTCCACACACCATActattatcatcatcatcgccTGTCACGACTGcaaaatttcttcttcttcctgcTGCCTCgaaaaaattgggaaaaaaggACTACTCATCTTCATCTGTTAGTGAGGCAAAGGAGAAGGGCTTGAACTTGTATCCATCCCCACTGTAAAACTTGTTTTGAAATTCCACCCAGTGTAGACGTAAGGCATGGAGGAATGCGCTAAGAGTTTCCATCATAAGTAGTATGAATGCCGTTGCGAATGCAAAAACTGCCAGCCCCACTAGACGTATCATGAAATTGTTGTATCTGCATCATTACAATCGCATCAGAAAATCTTAGAAGGCAAATATTTGAGATGGAGTTATATCTCtgttataagaaaatatttaacacAGTGTTGCTATTTTAAGAGCAAAGCAAACAAAACGAAACTTGAGAAGATTCATCTGTTAACATTAACAGGCGAACTTTACAGTCCTAGCATACAAGATTGCCAGAGGTTTTACTTCAACTATTTAACATGAGAATATATCACGTAAacttaatgaaaataaaactgGCATAATTGGATGGGATTTTTCAGATAAAAAAACAGCACTAAAAGAGTTATGCAGCTTGTTCAATCTTATACGATATGCATAAACTTACCCCCAGGCAAGCAGGAGAACCTTCTCGTAGAAAACAGTTGATAATTCTGAGTGGGCCAAACTGTTACAAAACAAGGATTACAATTACAAAGCCATTGAGGAATAATATGCACCAACAGCATATTAGAATCAGTGTACCTCAGTGCCCACAGACGAAGATATGATGCAGTATTAGAAACTGCACCCAGTACAAACTCAATCGAATGAATCATTTGATGAACAAAGACCTCACTAAAGTTGAACTCCTCTTCACCATGAGGGTGTCTTGCAGAATCAGGCTCCTCGTCACTATACATGTCAGAGGTCCCAAGAATTCCATATGCCCGGCCTTGGAATCTCTTAGTTAAGCATAAGAAATATGGCAATGTTAGTCAAGCGTCAAAGGTTCCAAGATGCTCAGGCTCAGGAACTACAATAGTCTGGTTGAATGTAAGACGGACTAAGGTAGAACACACACAATTTTGTTGCtcccttcaatttttttatttttttatttttttttggggggggtgGGGGGGTTGGAAAGTAAAAACTGGAAGATAGAAGATAGGCTGCAGCAGTGGTGCCAGTGAAAGAAAGAGGGTGCAATTTTAAAGAGTTTTCAGAGGAAATAATTTCCAAACTTTACCAGGACGGGTAAGGTAAAGATAAGAAAAGCAGTTTAAGGGAAATAACACATACAATGAGTGCAGGGGCTACCTCAGTATGAAGTTTCTTTAAAATAAAGGGTTTTGGAAATAGCATCCACGGGACAGCAATAACAGCTACGAGCAACAATATAACCTGTTAAATTTTATCAGTGATCTACATTAgttaaactttattttattgtatttacaTACATAGCAAAATCAAAGAAAGACTGAATATTAGTCATGCCTGAAGCACACCCTGACCCCAAAACAGCTTATTCTCCCCCAAATCTTCAAAGGGGCTCAAGAACATATAGATCATCACATGATACAAATCTGCTTGAGAACCGGTGCACCATTTGATAATAATGAGAAGAGAAAGATATCCAAAAAGGCTGTTAAGGAAGATCATCTGCGGCACAAATTGGTACCTGGTACCAAAGCAAAACATATTTACCATCTATAACCAGTAGATTATTCAATGATTGCCAGCATGTATGGAAgcgggagagggagagggagagagagagagagagagagagagagagagatcatACTTGATATCAATTGAGTTCTTGAAGAAGCGTGCATTGAAGTAACTTATTATAATTCCTAAATTCATCTGTGACACACCAAACAAAATAGACATTTTCATCTTGAGAGAGTTTAAGAAAGGCAGCTCAGAACGACTTCCACGCCAACTTGGGTCCACGCCAAATGGATATGTATCCCCAACTTTAATCAAACCGATTGTACCTGCTTCGCTGATAAGGCGTAACGAGGAGCACGAGAATGAGATTTGCGAAATTTTCAAGTACAAAGACCAACATGACTTATAACAAAAGGATTAATTCTTAATGATGGTCAAAGTATATGGCAGCGATCCCAAAGGAGGGGCACGGAATTATTAGAAAGAGCTACAGAGTTTcctaaaaaatttacatagtCTGATGGGATATAGAAAACAAAACCTCAGAAGCCTGTTTCCTGAGATACGCAAACTccatttactaattttaaatctGGATACTAAATGATTGCTTAGActacatgaaaataaaaatgacaccTATATGGACAAGGATCATTTAActgtatttcaaaatatatttcacaaaAGTAAATGCTTTTGACACGTGTATAAGCTAAATTCTGAAAAGAGAGCCAGTTTTCTTAATAGACCTGATTTGTTTATCAAAGCCTGCTGCACAAAAAACTTCATAACCTTATAGCTATCAGATTCTAAACCAAGGAAGCGTATTAAGTATTCAGCTCTCGATATATCAATCCCAATATTTTCTCAGAGAAATGAAACTGCAGATTCTTACCTGCATGTAGCATCTCTGCATTTGTAGGCAGAACTACCGAATATGTGAAAAGGAACGGAAAAGAATTCATTGTATATAAATCCACAGTAGATTGAAAACAGAGCCATCAGAAGGAGGACATATCGACCGCCAAATAGCATCTCCATAAAGCTGCCGAGTTTCTGgtagaaaaaaacaattagGAAGAAGAAAGCTTAAGAAAAATAGTCATGTGTAAGCCAATGAAGCAGAAGACACATCGCTGGAGATAACTTTGCCTGGCCATCGTAAATAAGTAAAAACTTGTGGTGGGTCAATTGTCCTCATTACTTATACACCTTCTATTCTTAGGAAGGAACTTTGCCTTCCAGCATTGTACGACCTCGCCATAAGCATAAAATGGCTAAATCGACAGtcaccaaatttatttttacatctACAAGTCTATACCTAGGGTAATCTGTTACATCTATTAGCTTCTCTCTTTCCATGTTTCATCTATAACTTTCCTTTGAGCTAAAACATACTTATAATGTATCAGACGGTCAGACCAATAAATTTTGTAGGCTTGTAACAATTTTTGACACAAGAATCTTATATTCTTTCAGGAGACGTTGTCCCAGCTGCAGGGACTTTTGCACAATCTActtcatatttaaactatacAGAAACGTTGTTGCAATCtgctaaaatataaaatcgaGTTCCCTGCCAACAATAAATGTAACCAAGCCCAACAAAATAACCTTCTATTTATTTCAAGGTCAGTACTCAGTACATGCACCCTATGCATGTCATATAGATACAAATAGTTAACTGCATGACTAGATAAAGAACAGGAACCAGAACAGTTTGTTTCatgatatattgatatataccATCCCATCTTAACTTCAGGTTCAACAAAGAGAAATAgcttatttttgaaattttatgaactTTTAACAATATTGCATCCACAATTTGTGTGAACATATAtgtttaaatagaaaataaattctttaaaaagagaaaaggatATTATTGCATACCTGTGAACCTAATCTTTTCTCGCGAGCTATAAGGACTAAAGCTCCTAACAGTAAGCATATACCATGACCCCAATCCCCAAACATCAcagcaaaaagaaaaggaaatgtaaTGACAGTATAAACCGCAGGATTTGCCTCCTGATATTTCGCAACTCTGCAATGTAAAGGGCTTTTATCAGTGTCTAGCCATTTagcatttaatatatatagagtgaaatatcatttcatataaaGTACTGGCTTCCCAAAAAACTACTATATGAAATGAAGGAATCCTACCTAAGAGCAATAAATATAAGGTAAAATTCATCACACGTAAACAGTTAAATGTAGAAAACCCACAGCTATACAGATCCTCTCACAGGTTTGCATAGCAAGTGGAGAAACGCATACTGGGAATATCATATTGTCCAATGTAGTTACTCAGTTTTCACATACTGGTCCACAAAAAATACTCATATGTGGACAACACaggttttaatgagaaattggtaacataagagagagaaggagaaaaagtgggtaaagtgtgagagagaggataaaaagtaggtaaagtatgagtgataaactttccatttttagaaatgagactatcTTTTatggacatcccaaaatggcttaattagattttttcgtggatggagggagtattagttttactCGCTCATAAAATTTTCGAGCAACTTCATCAAAAAAAGATCGATATCCACAGTCAAATCTCTCTCCCCAAATTGGAAAAATCAATGCTAATGTTAACCATCAAATCCTTTCACCCTAAACAACTTATCTCAACTACCGATATCCTAATTTACAGAAATCTCAAACAAACAGCCTCTTATTATATAAACAcatatactttaaaaaaataaacaaggaCATATACTAAATAGAGTACGAAGATACCAGAGAAAATTTTTAGTCCAGAGAATTATGACTATGCATGACTTACCCATACGCATCAACAATTTCCTGATATGCATTTGTAAAATGATTGGTTCTGAAGAACGTTGGAGGTGATTCGATTGAGTCCATCACATGAAATATTATACCCACTTGTGAACTACTATCAAAAGTTGCGCGTTGCAGAGCATCTTGAATCTGCAATATAATGGAATATGCCCCTGtcactaattatatataaaaaaatacttactCTAGGTTTTATCTCAAATTGGTAACAACAGTACACTGTAAATACTACCATAGTTTTTGCGAATATTGGACACCAACCCTCACCAACCAGGCACTTCTTTGTGACATCAAAGTTCAGCATATTTAATGTATCATAAATAGCCTTTTCCCTTCTTACCTAGAAAgtaaatcaagaaaatggtGTTGTGTCAAATGAGTTTCAAAAGAAGAATAACCAAACAAAGAAATCTGACCATATTCATCCACTTTGTAAGCTGAAAGGCAATAGAGTTCAGAGCTGCATCTCGATGTCGGAGACCAGCCTCTAAGGTTGTTTCCAACTCAGACAAGCGCGACAAAACctgaaaatgaaacaaattgCACATGAGAAGCAGAAGCCACCTAAGAAAGAGACGTCGGTAGCAAAACTTCACAACTATGATTTGACAAATTGACTTCAGTAGAGCATTTGCAGTATTCAGTACATTGACTACAGGTATATCTTTGTCTAAATGCTTCATCGATTTTCCACTAAAACATAATGCAACGCATCAATtgctatcatttttttaaagcaAACACAATTTTCCCCATGCATCTTACTGATCAAACACAGATACTGTATTTCCAAAACGCAACAACAAAAGCAATCTATTTGGCAACATACATCTCTAGTGATTTGCCTCCGCTTGATTGAATCTTCAGGAACTGGATAGCAGTTTGCTCCGAATGCTTCACatattttgtggatttttttcCTTGCTTGCTCACCTGAGAAGAATACCATAAAAACTATGTTCTCAACCTGCAGATGCAGAGGTACACATCATCAGTACTAAAACATGTAGTGACCCCTCAACAAAGGTGATCCCAGCTCCTACGTATCACAATATGCTGACAATAAGGAAGTGATGTagcatttttataataaatagaatcAGTTGGTTTAGAATTCGTGTGCTTAGTCATGTGAAATAGATAGtggtatatttttaaatttctggAGCGGCATTTTAACTTCTTTCtgatatataattgaattcaGTATTCAAATTAGAA
The genomic region above belongs to Salvia hispanica cultivar TCC Black 2014 chromosome 3, UniMelb_Shisp_WGS_1.0, whole genome shotgun sequence and contains:
- the LOC125211217 gene encoding V-type proton ATPase subunit a1 isoform X2, which produces MEYIDRLPSMDLMRSEKMMLAQLIIPVESAHRAVSYLGQLGLLQFRDLNDDKSPFQRTFVNQVKRCAEMSRKLRFFKDQMHKAGLGLSPHPASNTDIELEDLEVGLAEHEHELIEMNHNSEKLQKTYNELLEFKMVLQKAGDFLMPDGNHSADHETELDENVHANNDYADSASLLEQEMQPGMSDQSGVKFVSGVICKSKALRFERMLFRTTRGNMLFNQAPADDPIVDPASNEMVENIVFMVFFSGEQARKKIHKICEAFGANCYPVPEDSIKRRQITRDVLSRLSELETTLEAGLRHRDAALNSIAFQLTKWMNMVRREKAIYDTLNMLNFDVTKKCLVGEGWCPIFAKTMIQDALQRATFDSSSQVGIIFHVMDSIESPPTFFRTNHFTNAYQEIVDAYGVAKYQEANPAVYTVITFPFLFAVMFGDWGHGICLLLGALVLIAREKRLGSQKLGSFMEMLFGGRYVLLLMALFSIYCGFIYNEFFSVPFHIFGSSAYKCRDATCSEAGTIGLIKVGDTYPFGVDPSWRGSRSELPFLNSLKMKMSILFGVSQMNLGIIISYFNARFFKNSIDIKYQFVPQMIFLNSLFGYLSLLIIIKWCTGSQADLYHVMIYMFLSPFEDLGENKLFWGQGVLQVILLLVAVIAVPWMLFPKPFILKKLHTERFQGRAYGILGTSDMYSDEEPDSARHPHGEEEFNFSEVFVHQMIHSIEFVLGAVSNTASYLRLWALSLAHSELSTVFYEKVLLLAWGYNNFMIRLVGLAVFAFATAFILLMMETLSAFLHALRLHWVEFQNKFYSGDGYKFKPFSFASLTDEDE
- the LOC125211217 gene encoding V-type proton ATPase subunit a1 isoform X1 — protein: MEYIDRLPSMDLMRSEKMMLAQLIIPVESAHRAVSYLGQLGLLQFRDLNDDKSPFQRTFVNQVKRCAEMSRKLRFFKDQMHKAGLGLSPHPASNTDIELEDLEVGLAEHEHELIEMNHNSEKLQKTYNELLEFKMVLQKAGDFLMPDGNHSADHETELDENVHANNDYADSASLLEQEMQPGMSDQSGVKFVSGVICKSKALRFERMLFRTTRGNMLFNQAPADDPIVDPASNEMVENIVFMVFFSGEQARKKIHKICEAFGANCYPVPEDSIKRRQITRDVLSRLSELETTLEAGLRHRDAALNSIAFQLTKWMNMVRREKAIYDTLNMLNFDVTKKCLVGEGWCPIFAKTMIQDALQRATFDSSSQVGIIFHVMDSIESPPTFFRTNHFTNAYQEIVDAYGVAKYQEANPAVYTVITFPFLFAVMFGDWGHGICLLLGALVLIAREKRLGSQKLGSFMEMLFGGRYVLLLMALFSIYCGFIYNEFFSVPFHIFGSSAYKCRDATCSEAGTIGLIKVGDTYPFGVDPSWRGSRSELPFLNSLKMKMSILFGVSQMNLGIIISYFNARFFKNSIDIKYQFVPQMIFLNSLFGYLSLLIIIKWCTGSQADLYHVMIYMFLSPFEDLGENKLFWGQGVLQVILLLVAVIAVPWMLFPKPFILKKLHTEVAPALIRFQGRAYGILGTSDMYSDEEPDSARHPHGEEEFNFSEVFVHQMIHSIEFVLGAVSNTASYLRLWALSLAHSELSTVFYEKVLLLAWGYNNFMIRLVGLAVFAFATAFILLMMETLSAFLHALRLHWVEFQNKFYSGDGYKFKPFSFASLTDEDE